The following proteins are co-located in the Carassius auratus strain Wakin chromosome 7, ASM336829v1, whole genome shotgun sequence genome:
- the LOC113105420 gene encoding FH1/FH2 domain-containing protein 1 — protein sequence MHLLSSSASRVNLQEYPMKEAESSLLDSSWSSLVKHAPLLRLNALDFSDLWDDEDLELDSTDEDSSQTSVNQTAATPLAPPPPPLAPPLSAASESPSGCRTLRLHWSALLSLPSLPRVGRFGLQSIWAGLEPVQLDTNRLEYLFESKRTSSSALCSLMGARQKQPCVCVLCVKRSNIITIALSSLPPAHLLPPAIHSMDNTVLDREDLQRLQMLVPTEEELNLIKEAKARAPRSPLGPAEQCLLILGSVPHLSVRLQLWAFSLDHDTLEREIAEPLFHLKLAMEQLAANQTFRCILATVLAVGNFLNGCKAKGFELSYLGKLSQVRDTHGRQPLLHHVCVLLLQLYPQSSDLYSDITAVTKASKCDYTQVQTNVSQLESLCKASWDQLRLLEKDGKKKKGGGRKEEGGEEAALHQRLTQFLKDCEERLKVLRAVHRRVINRFHSFLLFLGYSRSMVRETSAEVFCKTVSDFALEYRATRSAVLQQREREKEKKNSQNTPKLRPRLQQSPAHENQEQVKLEEVLKTPETPSTSSFHLDFTLPRQRSKTSDKKGCPSRKLKW from the exons ATGCATTTACTTTCCTCAAGTGCCTCAAGAGTAAATCTCCAAGAATATCCAATGAAAGAAGCCGAATCTTCTCTTCTCGACTCCTCCTGGTCCTCTCTTGTAAAACACGCCCCTCTGCTCCGCCTCAACGCCCTCGACTTCTCCGACCTGTGGGATGATGAGGATCTGGAGCTGGACAGCACTGATGAAGACTCCTCCCAAACATCGGTCAATCAGACTGCAGCCACACCCCTCGCCCCGCCCCCTCCCCCGTTAGCCCCGCCCCTCTCTGCAGCGAGCGAGTCTCCTTCAGGTTGTCGTACTCTGAGGCTCCACTGGAGCGCGCTGCTGAGTCTGCCGTCTCTGCCGAGAGTGGGCCGCTTCGGGCTCCAGTCCATCTGGGCCGGTCTGGAACCAGTTCAGCTGGACACCAACAGACTGGAATACCTGTTTGAGAGCAAGCGCACCAGCAGCAGCGCCCTCTGCAGTCTGATGGGGGCACGACAG aagcagccgtgtgtgtgtgttctgtgtgtgaagCGCAGTAACATCATCACTATCGCGCTGAGCAGTCTTCCTCCGGCTCACCTGCTTCCTCCTGCCATACACAGCATGGACAACACCGTACTGGACAGAGAAGACCTCCAG AGGTTACAGATGCTGGTTCCCACTGAAGAGGAGCTGAATCTGATCAAGGAGGCGAAGGCTCGGGCCCCGCGCTCTCCTCTGGGCCCCGCAGAGCAGTGTCTCCTGATCCTGGGCAGCGTTCCTCATCTGAGCGTCAGACTGCAGCTCTGGGCCTTCTCTCTGGACCACGACACACTGGAGAGA GAAATCGCTGAGCCGCTCTTCCACCTGAAGCTTGCCATGGAGCAGCTGGCGGCCAATCAGACGTTTCGCTGCATACTTGCGACTGTGCTGGCCGTCGGTAACTTTCTGAACGGCTGTAAG GCCAAGGGCTTTGAGTTGAGTTACCTGGGCAAGCTCTCTCAGGTGAGAGACACACACGGCCGCCAGCCTCTGCTTCATCACGTTTGTGTGTTACTGCTCCAGCTTTACCCACAATCCTCTGATCTCTACTCCGACATCACTGCGGTCACTAAAGCCAGCAAG TGTGACTACACACAAGTGCAGACGAATGTCTCGCAGCTCGAATCGCTTTGCAAAGCATCCTGGGATCAACTCCGACTACTTGAGAAGGATGGGAAGAAGAAGAAAGGTGGAGGAAGGAAAGAGGAAGGTGGAGAAGAGGCGGCGCTCCATCAGAGGCTCACACAGTTTCTGAAGGACTGTGAGGAGAGACTGAAGGTGCTCCGAGCCGTTCACCGCAGAGTCATCAACAG ATTCCACTCGTTCCTGCTGTTCTTGGGTTATTCGCGCAGCATGGTGAGAGAAACGAGTGCGGAGGTGTTTTGTAAGACCGTCAGTGACTTCGCTCTGGAGTACAGAGCCACTCGCAGTGCTGTGCTtcaacagagggagagagagaaggagaagaagaacagcCAAAACACACCGAAACTCAGACCCAGACTCCAACAGAGCCCAGCTCAC GAGAATCAGGAGCAGGTGAAACTGGAAGAGGTTTTGAAGACTCCTGAAACACCGTCGACGTCGTCTTTCCACCTTGACTTCACTCTTCCACGACAACGCAGCAAGACGAGCGACAAGAAAG GTTGTCCCTCCCGAAAGCTGAAGTGGTGA
- the LOC113105467 gene encoding uncharacterized protein LOC113105467 isoform X3 codes for MMFYLPDKDTGACGRTTGVCLCEHQLPQDDSSVKCVQCGNRAMITRYSEGYGTEEECVQPHLQGDSDADADIEDTDSRLQIVGSLQRISSRKRKRQRITRQDTTESEDDGGRSHRTHRWSLRLSPHRTHNRTILEESVSQVRPLVICRCAARETVPDHKPHGGRWLLTLFPVPLSLSVSCYLLIVPLSVSIIIVLVSVLLPLTDT; via the exons ATGATGTTTTATCTTCCAGACAAG GACACGGGGGCTTGTGGACGGACCactggagtgtgtttgtgtgaacatCAGCTCCCACAGGAC GACTCCAGTGTGAAGTGTGTTCAGTGCGGTAACAGAGCCATGATCACCAGATACTCAGAGGGTTACGGCAcagag GAGGAGTGTGTCCAGCCTCATCTTCAGGGAGACAGCGATGCAGACGCAGACATCGAGGACACGGACAGCAG GCTCCAGATTGTGGGCTCCCTCCAACGAATCAGCTCCCGGAAGAGAAAGCGTCAGCGAATCACACGGCAGGACACAACAGAGAGCGAAGACGATGGTGGGCGGAGCCACAGGACGCACCGCTGGAGTCTACGACTCAGTCCTCATCGCACACATAACAGGACCATCCTGGAG GAGAGTGTTTCTCAGGTGCGTCCGCTGGTAATCTGTCGCTGTGCTGCTCGAGAGACCGTCCCGGACCACAAACCCCACGGTGGACGATGGCTCCTGACACTGTTCCCcgttcctctttctctctctgtgtcctgTTATCTGCTCATCGTCCCTCTCTCCGTGTCCATTATCATCGTTCTCGTGTCTGTCCTCCTGCCGCTCACAGATACTTGA
- the LOC113105467 gene encoding uncharacterized protein LOC113105467 isoform X4: MEVIRRTHSDSNGLFSDHDCQDSSVKCVQCGNRAMITRYSEGYGTEEECVQPHLQGDSDADADIEDTDSRLQIVGSLQRISSRKRKRQRITRQDTTESEDDGGRSHRTHRWSLRLSPHRTHNRTILEESVSQVRPLVICRCAARETVPDHKPHGGRWLLTLFPVPLSLSVSCYLLIVPLSVSIIIVLVSVLLPLTDT, encoded by the exons ATGGAGGTGATCAGAAGAACACACTCGGACTCTAACGGTCTGTTCTCGGACCATGACTGTCAG GACTCCAGTGTGAAGTGTGTTCAGTGCGGTAACAGAGCCATGATCACCAGATACTCAGAGGGTTACGGCAcagag GAGGAGTGTGTCCAGCCTCATCTTCAGGGAGACAGCGATGCAGACGCAGACATCGAGGACACGGACAGCAG GCTCCAGATTGTGGGCTCCCTCCAACGAATCAGCTCCCGGAAGAGAAAGCGTCAGCGAATCACACGGCAGGACACAACAGAGAGCGAAGACGATGGTGGGCGGAGCCACAGGACGCACCGCTGGAGTCTACGACTCAGTCCTCATCGCACACATAACAGGACCATCCTGGAG GAGAGTGTTTCTCAGGTGCGTCCGCTGGTAATCTGTCGCTGTGCTGCTCGAGAGACCGTCCCGGACCACAAACCCCACGGTGGACGATGGCTCCTGACACTGTTCCCcgttcctctttctctctctgtgtcctgTTATCTGCTCATCGTCCCTCTCTCCGTGTCCATTATCATCGTTCTCGTGTCTGTCCTCCTGCCGCTCACAGATACTTGA
- the LOC113105467 gene encoding uncharacterized protein LOC113105467 isoform X2: MEVIRRTHSDSNGLFSDHDCQDTGACGRTTGVCLCEHQLPQDDSSVKCVQCGNRAMITRYSEGYGTEEECVQPHLQGDSDADADIEDTDSRLQIVGSLQRISSRKRKRQRITRQDTTESEDDGGRSHRTHRWSLRLSPHRTHNRTILEESVSQVRPLVICRCAARETVPDHKPHGGRWLLTLFPVPLSLSVSCYLLIVPLSVSIIIVLVSVLLPLTDT; the protein is encoded by the exons ATGGAGGTGATCAGAAGAACACACTCGGACTCTAACGGTCTGTTCTCGGACCATGACTGTCAG GACACGGGGGCTTGTGGACGGACCactggagtgtgtttgtgtgaacatCAGCTCCCACAGGAC GACTCCAGTGTGAAGTGTGTTCAGTGCGGTAACAGAGCCATGATCACCAGATACTCAGAGGGTTACGGCAcagag GAGGAGTGTGTCCAGCCTCATCTTCAGGGAGACAGCGATGCAGACGCAGACATCGAGGACACGGACAGCAG GCTCCAGATTGTGGGCTCCCTCCAACGAATCAGCTCCCGGAAGAGAAAGCGTCAGCGAATCACACGGCAGGACACAACAGAGAGCGAAGACGATGGTGGGCGGAGCCACAGGACGCACCGCTGGAGTCTACGACTCAGTCCTCATCGCACACATAACAGGACCATCCTGGAG GAGAGTGTTTCTCAGGTGCGTCCGCTGGTAATCTGTCGCTGTGCTGCTCGAGAGACCGTCCCGGACCACAAACCCCACGGTGGACGATGGCTCCTGACACTGTTCCCcgttcctctttctctctctgtgtcctgTTATCTGCTCATCGTCCCTCTCTCCGTGTCCATTATCATCGTTCTCGTGTCTGTCCTCCTGCCGCTCACAGATACTTGA
- the LOC113105467 gene encoding uncharacterized protein LOC113105467 isoform X1, translating into MTVRYEAVIEAMSVITGAAHVLLSLQDTGACGRTTGVCLCEHQLPQDDSSVKCVQCGNRAMITRYSEGYGTEEECVQPHLQGDSDADADIEDTDSRLQIVGSLQRISSRKRKRQRITRQDTTESEDDGGRSHRTHRWSLRLSPHRTHNRTILEESVSQVRPLVICRCAARETVPDHKPHGGRWLLTLFPVPLSLSVSCYLLIVPLSVSIIIVLVSVLLPLTDT; encoded by the exons ATGACTGTCAGGTATGAAGCTGTGATTGAAGCTATGAGTGTCATTACTGGAGCTGCACATGTTCTCCTCTCTCTGCAGGACACGGGGGCTTGTGGACGGACCactggagtgtgtttgtgtgaacatCAGCTCCCACAGGAC GACTCCAGTGTGAAGTGTGTTCAGTGCGGTAACAGAGCCATGATCACCAGATACTCAGAGGGTTACGGCAcagag GAGGAGTGTGTCCAGCCTCATCTTCAGGGAGACAGCGATGCAGACGCAGACATCGAGGACACGGACAGCAG GCTCCAGATTGTGGGCTCCCTCCAACGAATCAGCTCCCGGAAGAGAAAGCGTCAGCGAATCACACGGCAGGACACAACAGAGAGCGAAGACGATGGTGGGCGGAGCCACAGGACGCACCGCTGGAGTCTACGACTCAGTCCTCATCGCACACATAACAGGACCATCCTGGAG GAGAGTGTTTCTCAGGTGCGTCCGCTGGTAATCTGTCGCTGTGCTGCTCGAGAGACCGTCCCGGACCACAAACCCCACGGTGGACGATGGCTCCTGACACTGTTCCCcgttcctctttctctctctgtgtcctgTTATCTGCTCATCGTCCCTCTCTCCGTGTCCATTATCATCGTTCTCGTGTCTGTCCTCCTGCCGCTCACAGATACTTGA
- the LOC113105414 gene encoding kelch-like protein 33, translating to MMKSMGTIVDIINMLTLMAIKNILGVYLLLLQMVTVLMLYVHKIIKALIKIMINTTKTMKMTLLLLPPSVPVTLVVLKKDLTFGGLKFRDEEQHMTDSSSEQELINQKLEEEDEEEDDHEYDGSSSFEDSEDEDCGMYPKKLYSDPAYPGAVFQALENMMLYSVLTDLTLFTEDGYQFQVHSFVLAAVSNLIQTRVRQKPKQEQYISLYMGPRVHGLGLAAVVEFAYTGNIGMLNKGNIEWVWSAAVSLEAPRILELCKEEEEREEDEARGKKVDRKEISAEEHLKISLQQIRQMWTQRMGCDVELEAEGRVFHAHRALLAASSDYFRGMFTSGMKESQQELVSLLLVGATKFEALLHYTYSGALALGWGCVFDLTCTSLQFQFQTAFSLCLSFLQQEIDAYSCLDIASFAEAYGMADLLALADDFVLRHFQDVSITPKFKDLSVEKLKKYLRSDSLCVPSELPVFKAVMCWIEASPRKRLKLARELMGTIQFPLMTFKEFKEVKSITSLPRIGAKRLYNSLLEEFCSNSSDAQSNFRAYMPKETLVLVGGERITDNFDKRRLCRDIWFSNSLQNHVGLVKKIEWRMLGTLPEKPRFSHGVGVMRGKLYVVGGRHYYGKADTMNCTYRYDPNQNFWQRLADMHETRGSFTLVVLNGKIYAIGGERDSEANMESVEVYCPNTDSWSFVHPLDHALCCHAASVWNGTIFLSGGFNSQYQCLSSMTLYHPERGSTSLAEMTHERALHCMETLGDRLYVAGGVSCETDGHLVDQLACEVYDPVANSWSAIMPFPVPHVGSASAVLEGKVYIIGGYCQEDYNDTKTVHRFDPTTERWENMSVTPGPNTHIAACVLPLPAHLRK from the exons ATGATGAAGTCAATGGGGACAATAGTGGATATAATAAACATGTTGACATTAATGGCAATAAAGAATATATTAGGAGTTTACCTGTTACTTCTGCAAATGGTGACAGTTTTAATGCTATATGTGCACAAAATTATAAAAGCACTGATAAAGATTATGATAAATACGACAAAGACAATGAAAATGACTCTTTTGCTACTGCCTCCTTCAGTACCGGTGACATTGGTGGTTCTGAAAAAAGACTTAACATTTGGAGGTTTAAAATTTAGAGATGAAGAGCAGCACATGACGGACTCCAGCTCAGAACAAGAACTGATAAATCAAAagctggaggaggaggatgaagaagaagATGATCATGAATATGATGGAAGTAGCAGTTTTGAAGATTCTGAAGATGAGGATTGTGGCATGTATCCCAAGAAGCTATACTCTGATCCGGCGTACCCAGGAGCAGTCTTCCAGGCTCTTGAGAACATGATGTTGTACTCGGTCCTCACTGACTTGACCCTCTTCACAGAGGATGGATACCAATTCCAGGTTCATTCCTTTGTCTTGGCTGCGGTCAGTAACCTTATACAGACAAGAGTCAGACAGAAACCCAAACAAGAGCAATATATCTCATTGTATATGGGTCCCAGGGTTCATGGTTTAGGGTTGGCAGCAGTGGTGGAGTTCGCCTATACAGGGAACATCGGCATGCTGAACAAAGGCAATATAGAATGGGTTTGGTCTGCAGCTGTCAGCCTGGAAGCTCCGAGAATTCTAGAACTCTGCaaagaggaggaagagagagaggaggacgAGGCAAGAGGAAAGAAAGTGGACAGAAAAGAGATTTCTGCTGAGGAACATTTAAAGATTAGTCTACAACAAATCAGACAGATGTGGACACAGAGAATGGGATGTGACGTGGAGCTTGAAGCGGAAGGAAGAGTGTTTCATG CTCACAGAGCACTCCTGGCTGCCAGCAGTGACTACTTTAGAGGCATGTTTACCAGCGGGATGAAGGAAAGCCAACAGGAATTGGTGTCACTTCTGTTAGTCGGGGCCACCAAGTTTGAAGCCCTCCTGCACTACACCTACAGCGGGGCTCTTGCTCTCGGATGGGGCTGTGTGTTTGATCTCACCTGTACATCTCTGCAATTCCAGTTCCAGACTGCCTTTTCACTGTGCCTTAGCTTCCTGCAACAAGAAATAGATGCTTATAGCTGCCTAGACATAGCATCTTTCGCAGAGGCCTATGGGATGGCGGACTTACTTGCACTGGCCGATGACTTTGTCTTGAGGCACTTTCAAGATGTGTCCATCACTCCAAAGTTCAAAGATCTATCTGTGGAGAAACTAAAGAAGTACCTTCGAAGTGATTCTCTCTGTGTTCCCTCGGAGTTGCCCGTGTTCAAAGCAGTCATGTGTTGGATTGAAGCCTCTCCCAGAAAACGGCTCAAACTTGCCAGGGAGCTGATGGGAACCATTCAGTTTCCCCTCATGACCTTTAAGGAGTTCAAAGAAGTTAAGTCCATAACATCTTTGCCAAGAATTGGTGCCAAAAGACTATACAATTCTCTCCTTGAGGAGTTCTGTTCCAATTCTTCAGATGCTCAGTCAAATTTCAGGGCCTATATGCCTAAAGAGACTCTAGTCTTGGTTGGGGGTGAGAGGATCACTGATAATTTTGACAAACGTAGACTGTGTAGGGATATTTGGTTTAGCAATTCCTTGCAGAACCACGTTGGATTGGTGAAGAAAATAGAGTGGAGAATGCTGGGAACTTTACCTGAGAAACCAAGGTTCAGTCATGGAGTGGGGGTAATGAGGGGCAAGCTTTACGTAGTTGGTGGACGGCATTATTACGGCAAAGCTGATACCATGAATTGTACCTACAG ATACGATCCCAACCAAAACTTTTGGCAAAGGTTGGCCGATATGCATGAGACAAGAGGCAGCTTCACTCTAGTGGTCCTGAATGGCAAAATATATGCAATTGGTGGAGAGAGGGACTCAGAAGCCAATATGGAGAGTGTGGAGGTTTACTGCCCCAACACAGATTCTTGGAG TTTTGTCCACCCATTAGACCACGCTCTATGCTGTCACGCGGCCAGTGTGTGGAACGGCACGATCTTCCTGTCAGGAGGCTTCAACAGTCAGTACCAATGCCTGTCGTCTATGACCCTTTACCATCCAGAACGAGGATCCACTTCCCTGGCTGAAATGACACATGAGAGAGCTCTGCACTGCATGGAGACCCTAGGTGACCGTTTGTATGTGGCTGGAGGGGTTTCATGTGAAACTGATGGCCATCTGGTAGATCAATTAGCCTGTGAGGTCTATGACCCTGTGGCCAACTCCTGGAGTGCCATTATGCCATTCCCAGTGCCACATGTTGGGTCAGCATCAGCGGTCTTAGAGGGGAAGGTCTACATAATCGGAGGTTACTGCCAGGAAGACTACAATGATACCAAAACAGTGCACCGCTTTGATCCTACAACAGAACGCTGGGAGAACATGAGCGTGACACCGGGCCCGAACACACACATAGCGGCCTGTGTGCTGCCACTACCAGCACAtctaagaaaataa
- the LOC113105470 gene encoding complement C1q-like protein 2, translating to MALFQLFFISILSSCVAQDEDIMTPVVNIYSELKELKATVDVLTVDLNTAKNELAEQKSLIQDLQKQIKESPKVAFTASMSSTEDTNRGPFSSETKLIFDKVLTNIGNAYDPVTGVFKAPVKGVYYFRYSGSAFSSHDMGLSIFKGTARFVSSYEYNSGERNDQMSNGAVMELDVGEEVHMRLWVRTWIFVDPRYNYSTFTGYLLYPLDSTSV from the exons ATGGCTTTATTTCAGCTTTTCTTCATCTCCATCTTAAGTTCCTGCGTGGCACAGGATGAGGATATCATGACTCCCGTGGTGAACATCTACTCTGAGCTCAAGGAGCTTAAAGCTACAGTTGACGTGCTGACAGTGGATCTGAACACTGCTAAAAATGAACTCGCAGAGCAGAAAAGCTTGATTCAGGATCTGCAGAAACAGATTAAAG AGAGTCCTAAAGTGGCATTCACTGCATCCATGTCAAGTACAGAGGATACAAACCGAGGGCCTTTCAGTTCAGAGACCAAGCTCATCTTTGATAAAGTCCTAACCAACATTGGCAATGCATATGACCCTGTCACAG GAGTGTTTAAAGCACCTGTTAAAGGTGTGTATTACTTCAGGTACTCAGGCTCCGCGTTTTCCTCCCATGATATGGGTCTGAGCATCTTTAAAGGCACGGCACGATTCGTGTCGTCATATGAATATAATTCTGGGGAGCGCAATGACCAAATGTCGAATGGAGCCGTGATGGAGCTGGATGTTGGCGAGGAGGTTCACATGAGGCTGTGGGTCAGAACCTGGATCTTTGTGGATCCACGGTACAACTATTCCACTTTCACAGGATACCTGCTTTACCCACTCGACTCTACTTCAGTATAG